In Mastigocladopsis repens PCC 10914, a single window of DNA contains:
- a CDS encoding bifunctional pantoate--beta-alanine ligase/(d)CMP kinase, giving the protein MRLLTTVAALRCYLAKHRFENQLVNQVQPLPFEVTARPKTAVGLVPTMGALHEGHLSLIQRARQENAMVIVSIFVNPLQFSPNEDYQYYPRTLDQDRKLCEQAGVDAIFAPTPEEIGIAEKSIQESKVTQVIPPSAMISGLCGRFRLGHFQGVATIVTKLFNLVQPDRAYFGQKDGQQLALIKRLVADLNFPIEIVACPTVREASGLALSSRNQYLTATQKQQAAVLYRGLQKAEATFRTGERDCTALIAVVQQEIAMVSSVSVEYIELVEPNTLMPIEEKIEEEGMIAIAARLGSTRLIDNTILRDRKPIIAIDGPAGAGKSTVARQVAAKLNLVFLDTGAMYRAVTWLVQQKGIPLDDECAIAELANQCVIELAPGQDLQTPARVCINDIDVTQTIRSIEVTSKVSAIAAQIAVRQALVKQQQSWGKKGGLVAEGRDIGTQVFPDAEVKIFLTASVSERARRRQQDYQKQGQTEVSLAQLEKDIAERDWKDSTRNVSPLQKAADAVEIKTDGMSVSEVAEQIVDYYQQRLS; this is encoded by the coding sequence GTGCGTCTGTTGACAACAGTTGCGGCATTACGCTGCTATTTGGCTAAACACCGTTTTGAAAACCAGCTTGTGAATCAAGTGCAGCCATTGCCATTTGAGGTGACTGCTAGGCCAAAAACAGCAGTTGGTTTGGTTCCTACAATGGGAGCGTTGCATGAAGGTCATTTAAGCTTAATTCAGCGGGCGCGGCAAGAAAATGCCATGGTGATTGTTAGTATCTTCGTGAATCCGCTGCAATTTAGTCCAAACGAAGATTATCAATACTATCCCCGGACTTTAGACCAAGACCGAAAACTGTGTGAACAAGCTGGGGTAGATGCGATTTTTGCTCCTACTCCGGAAGAGATAGGAATCGCCGAGAAGAGTATACAAGAATCAAAAGTTACACAAGTTATCCCACCATCTGCTATGATATCTGGCTTGTGTGGTCGTTTTCGACTAGGTCACTTTCAGGGTGTAGCTACGATTGTGACCAAGTTGTTCAACTTGGTACAGCCTGACCGAGCTTACTTCGGTCAAAAGGACGGTCAGCAACTTGCCCTTATTAAACGGCTAGTGGCTGATTTGAATTTTCCGATAGAGATTGTTGCTTGTCCAACGGTTCGGGAAGCATCGGGTCTTGCCTTGAGTTCTCGCAACCAATATTTGACTGCAACACAGAAGCAGCAAGCAGCAGTATTGTATCGCGGCTTGCAGAAGGCTGAGGCAACGTTTCGTACCGGCGAACGCGATTGCACTGCGCTTATAGCAGTCGTGCAGCAAGAAATAGCAATGGTCAGTTCTGTGTCTGTGGAATATATTGAGTTGGTTGAACCAAATACGTTGATGCCTATAGAAGAAAAAATTGAGGAGGAAGGAATGATCGCGATCGCAGCTCGTCTTGGTTCTACACGTTTGATTGACAATACCATTCTGCGCGATCGCAAACCCATCATCGCTATAGATGGACCCGCAGGTGCTGGGAAATCCACAGTCGCCCGTCAAGTGGCGGCAAAGCTGAATCTAGTCTTTTTAGATACAGGAGCAATGTACCGCGCCGTCACCTGGCTGGTGCAGCAAAAGGGAATTCCTTTAGACGATGAGTGCGCGATCGCAGAATTAGCTAACCAGTGTGTCATTGAACTAGCCCCTGGTCAAGACTTACAAACTCCAGCGCGGGTTTGCATTAACGATATTGATGTTACCCAGACAATTCGCTCTATTGAGGTGACATCTAAAGTATCAGCGATCGCCGCCCAGATCGCTGTACGTCAAGCTCTAGTAAAACAACAGCAAAGTTGGGGGAAAAAAGGTGGTTTAGTTGCTGAAGGAAGGGACATCGGTACCCAAGTTTTCCCAGACGCGGAAGTGAAAATTTTCTTAACAGCTTCTGTCAGTGAGCGTGCCCGCCGACGCCAACAAGACTATCAAAAACAAGGTCAAACAGAAGTGAGTTTAGCGCAGCTGGAAAAGGACATCGCTGAACGCGACTGGAAAGACAGCACCCGCAACGTATCCCCCTTGCAAAAGGCAGCAGATGCCGTTGAAATTAAGACTGATGGTATGAGCGTGTCTGAAGTCGCAGAACAAATTGTTGACTATTACCAGCAGCGATTATCTTAA
- a CDS encoding PHP domain-containing protein, producing MTVNIVEVSTKSEQLKQVFQSIDAKSCPRYFNFHMHTVFSDGRLQPSALMNQAIAIGLKGLAITDHHSISGYQAAQNWLENWKWNNPGANAPTLWSGVEINAHLLNIEVHILGYSFDPQHSSMKPYIQRKITTGEEYQAGNIIAAIQQAGGLAVLAHPARYKRSHFELIPAAAQLGINGVETFYAYNNPNPWKPSDRESVQVQQLASEYGLLNTCGTDTHGLSLLQRL from the coding sequence ATGACTGTCAATATTGTTGAGGTATCTACTAAGAGCGAACAATTAAAGCAAGTATTCCAGAGCATTGATGCAAAAAGTTGTCCAAGGTATTTCAACTTTCATATGCACACTGTCTTCTCAGATGGTAGGTTGCAGCCGAGTGCATTGATGAACCAAGCGATCGCTATTGGTCTAAAAGGGCTTGCTATTACCGACCATCATAGTATAAGTGGCTACCAAGCTGCTCAAAACTGGTTGGAAAACTGGAAGTGGAACAACCCTGGCGCAAATGCTCCCACACTCTGGAGTGGTGTAGAAATTAATGCCCATCTTTTAAATATTGAAGTTCATATTTTGGGTTATTCTTTCGATCCACAACACTCCAGCATGAAACCATACATCCAAAGAAAAATTACTACAGGAGAAGAATATCAAGCAGGTAACATAATTGCTGCCATTCAGCAAGCAGGGGGACTGGCGGTACTAGCTCACCCAGCACGTTATAAGCGATCGCATTTTGAATTGATTCCTGCTGCTGCACAATTGGGTATTAATGGCGTTGAAACTTTTTACGCCTACAACAACCCCAACCCTTGGAAACCCAGTGATAGAGAATCGGTACAGGTGCAACAATTGGCTAGTGAATACGGTCTGTTGAACACCTGTGGTACTGATACTCACGGTTTAAGCTTGCTCCAACGGTTGTAA
- the purM gene encoding phosphoribosylformylglycinamidine cyclo-ligase, translated as MDYKDAGVDVEAGREFVNKIRHLVHSTFRPEVIGGLGGFSGCFQLPSGYQEPVLVSGTDGVGTKLKIAQVLNRHDTVGIDLVAMCVNDVLTSGAEPLFFLDYLATSQLDKEQLTQVVAGIASGCQQAGCALLGGETAEMPGFYQVGEYDLAGFCVGIVEKSQMLDGSQVQVGDVAIALKSTGVHSNGFSLVRKIVSEKGFSWSESPELLGGQTLGETFLTPTRIYVKPVLAARQAGLEIHGMAHITGGGLPENLPRCLGQGQAIEIDSESWSIPPLFQWLAQVGSVSPQAMYNTFNMGIGFVLLVPPHQAQQAMTYFESQNITAFTIGKVITGSGELIGLPT; from the coding sequence ATGGATTATAAAGATGCAGGAGTTGATGTTGAGGCTGGTCGAGAATTTGTCAATAAAATTCGTCATTTAGTTCACAGCACTTTTAGACCGGAGGTCATTGGTGGACTGGGTGGCTTTAGTGGCTGTTTTCAACTACCAAGTGGTTATCAGGAACCTGTGTTAGTTTCTGGGACTGATGGTGTCGGGACAAAGCTGAAAATCGCTCAAGTTCTCAACCGTCATGACACCGTTGGTATTGATTTGGTAGCAATGTGCGTCAACGATGTGCTGACATCTGGCGCAGAACCTCTGTTTTTTTTAGATTACCTAGCAACAAGTCAGTTAGACAAAGAGCAGCTTACTCAGGTAGTTGCAGGTATAGCCTCTGGATGTCAGCAGGCGGGTTGCGCTTTACTGGGAGGAGAAACCGCAGAAATGCCAGGTTTTTACCAGGTGGGTGAGTATGATCTGGCTGGGTTTTGTGTGGGAATTGTGGAAAAAAGCCAGATGCTGGATGGTTCCCAGGTACAAGTGGGGGATGTGGCGATCGCACTCAAGAGCACTGGCGTACACAGCAATGGCTTTAGTTTGGTTAGGAAAATTGTCAGCGAAAAAGGATTTTCGTGGAGCGAGTCTCCAGAACTATTAGGTGGTCAAACATTAGGAGAAACTTTCCTCACACCCACGCGTATTTACGTTAAACCTGTACTTGCTGCGCGTCAAGCAGGGTTAGAAATTCACGGTATGGCTCATATCACGGGTGGAGGGTTGCCAGAAAATTTACCTCGTTGTTTGGGTCAAGGTCAAGCTATTGAGATTGATTCCGAGAGTTGGTCTATTCCACCTCTATTTCAGTGGCTAGCACAAGTCGGTTCTGTGAGTCCCCAAGCGATGTATAACACTTTCAACATGGGAATCGGATTTGTACTGCTGGTACCTCCCCATCAGGCACAGCAAGCAATGACCTACTTTGAGTCACAAAATATAACAGCCTTTACAATTGGTAAGGTCATAACTGGCTCAGGTGAATTAATTGGATTACCAACTTGA
- a CDS encoding carbohydrate ABC transporter permease — protein sequence MNRLTAKNWVLFSQRLTPYLFLLPAMLILGLTVFWPALQAFYLSFTRYEYDLTQMPQWVGFANFQRLWNDPVFWQTLGNTLLYLVGVVPILVIAPLAVAILVNQKLRGMHWFRAAYYTPVVISMVVAGIAWKWLYAENGLLNQLLKGLFPQGIPWLTSPHFALYSVMAVTVWKGLGYYMVIYLAGLQSIPTDIYEAAAIDGSDGVRKHWDITVPLMKPYIALVAVISAISATKVFEEVYIMTQGGPRNSSKTIVYYLYEQAFNNLEISYACTIGLVLFLIILGLSIVRLIINQQGGDNITA from the coding sequence ATGAACAGATTGACAGCCAAAAATTGGGTTCTTTTCTCACAGCGACTGACTCCTTACTTGTTTTTGCTGCCGGCGATGCTTATCTTAGGATTAACCGTCTTTTGGCCGGCACTGCAAGCGTTTTACCTCAGTTTTACCCGCTACGAATACGATTTGACTCAGATGCCGCAATGGGTGGGTTTTGCCAACTTCCAGCGCTTGTGGAATGACCCTGTATTTTGGCAAACCTTGGGAAACACCTTGCTGTACCTTGTGGGTGTCGTGCCAATTTTAGTTATTGCTCCTTTAGCAGTGGCAATTTTAGTGAATCAGAAACTGCGCGGAATGCATTGGTTTAGAGCCGCATACTACACACCAGTAGTCATTTCAATGGTGGTGGCGGGGATTGCTTGGAAGTGGCTGTACGCAGAAAATGGCTTACTTAATCAGTTACTGAAGGGTCTTTTCCCACAAGGAATTCCGTGGCTAACCAGTCCCCACTTTGCATTGTACAGCGTGATGGCTGTCACCGTCTGGAAAGGATTGGGCTACTATATGGTGATTTATTTAGCTGGGTTGCAATCCATCCCCACTGATATCTACGAAGCTGCGGCAATTGATGGATCAGACGGTGTCCGCAAGCATTGGGATATTACTGTACCCTTAATGAAACCATATATAGCCCTAGTTGCTGTGATTTCGGCTATTTCTGCCACCAAGGTTTTTGAAGAAGTCTATATCATGACCCAAGGTGGACCGCGCAATAGCTCGAAAACAATTGTTTACTATCTGTATGAACAAGCATTTAATAATTTGGAAATTAGCTATGCTTGCACAATTGGGTTAGTGCTATTCCTGATAATTTTAGGGCTATCCATTGTGCGATTAATAATTAATCAACAGGGCGGTGATAATATCACAGCATGA
- a CDS encoding acyltransferase family protein, with product MHQNKIHESSDTYSEKPSNQRLRLAYLDGIRGLAALYVVLVHCWDANLSEALQPALLWLPITKFLRYGIFAVVIFIVLSGYCLMLPVVRSNKRYLSGGLLGFFKRRIRRILPPYYAAMLLCVLIGVLILWSKQIAALDWNSERLNILNGLFSPIFSFHDVLVYLLLIQNFDLHLNQINGPTWTIAVEWQIYFIFAILLIPIWRRLGLLSTVTIAFLVGITLNYLLGEVSQNVHPWFLGLFALGMAAAEISFSQKPSLMRIKNSLPWSSLAAVFACLAFLTEWLRFEYVTGMEQWIVHYFVAFGTACFLIYCTKFVMNGKPLPSVVRVLETPWVVALGIFSYSLYITHAPVIWLVHQLLLNFQLSPTLMAVKWLLIAVPLSILVGYIFHLIFERPFMSHYSVNVKSRT from the coding sequence ATGCATCAAAATAAAATTCACGAATCTTCGGATACTTATTCTGAAAAACCCAGTAACCAGCGACTCCGTCTGGCTTACTTAGATGGCATACGTGGTTTGGCAGCTCTCTATGTGGTTCTAGTTCACTGTTGGGACGCCAACCTCTCTGAAGCTTTACAACCCGCCTTACTGTGGTTACCTATTACCAAGTTTTTGAGATATGGAATTTTTGCTGTTGTCATTTTTATTGTTCTTTCCGGCTACTGTCTCATGCTTCCGGTAGTTCGCTCTAACAAAAGATATTTGTCAGGAGGTTTACTAGGTTTTTTTAAGCGACGAATTCGGCGAATTCTGCCACCATATTATGCTGCTATGCTCCTGTGCGTGTTGATAGGTGTATTGATATTGTGGAGCAAGCAAATTGCTGCTTTAGACTGGAATAGTGAAAGATTAAATATTCTGAACGGTTTATTCTCTCCTATCTTCTCTTTCCACGATGTGCTTGTTTATCTTCTACTCATTCAAAATTTTGACTTACATCTAAATCAAATTAATGGTCCGACATGGACTATTGCTGTGGAGTGGCAAATTTATTTTATCTTTGCCATTTTGTTAATACCAATATGGCGACGGTTAGGCTTATTATCTACGGTAACAATCGCCTTTTTGGTTGGAATTACACTGAACTATCTATTGGGTGAAGTCTCCCAAAATGTCCACCCGTGGTTTCTAGGTCTTTTTGCCTTAGGAATGGCGGCAGCAGAAATCAGTTTTTCTCAAAAACCATCCTTGATGAGGATAAAAAATTCATTACCTTGGTCTAGTCTTGCTGCTGTTTTTGCTTGTCTTGCTTTCTTGACAGAGTGGCTGCGATTTGAGTATGTGACAGGAATGGAGCAATGGATAGTTCATTATTTTGTTGCCTTTGGAACGGCTTGTTTTCTCATTTACTGCACCAAGTTTGTGATGAACGGCAAACCACTTCCCTCTGTTGTGCGAGTCTTGGAAACGCCGTGGGTCGTAGCACTAGGCATATTCTCTTACAGCCTCTATATCACTCATGCTCCTGTGATATGGCTCGTGCATCAACTGCTACTTAACTTCCAGTTGTCTCCTACATTAATGGCTGTCAAATGGCTCCTCATCGCTGTTCCATTGTCAATACTGGTTGGCTACATATTTCACCTAATCTTTGAGCGACCTTTCATGTCCCACTACTCGGTTAACGTCAAGTCTCGAACATGA
- a CDS encoding LysR family transcriptional regulator, whose product MELRHLRYFVAVAEELHFGRAAERLHMTQQPLSQQIRQLEDELGVLLFHRTKRQVQLTEPGKAFLVEARQILLKAAQAVEIARQVAQGESGRLKVGFSGFATYSVLPQALRIFREKFPRVELELEEMTTSAQVQALQEQQIHLGLMIPPIPDASLTLEPILKEPLVVILPETHLLATQVELALPMLANESFILVSRHLEPGYYDQCISLFQQAGFSPKVVQKASQKQTILGLVSAGMGVSLAPASIRNIHRAGVVYITLNTSNAEVELVAVWRQDEPSPVLRTFLKVMKEVVGQNLCEESAQDTI is encoded by the coding sequence ATGGAACTGCGACATTTACGTTATTTTGTTGCTGTGGCAGAGGAACTGCACTTTGGTCGAGCTGCTGAAAGACTGCACATGACGCAGCAACCTTTAAGCCAACAAATCCGCCAACTGGAGGATGAATTAGGGGTACTTCTGTTTCATCGCACTAAGCGCCAAGTTCAGCTAACAGAACCAGGAAAAGCATTTTTGGTAGAAGCACGCCAGATTCTGCTGAAAGCTGCTCAGGCTGTAGAGATAGCAAGGCAAGTGGCTCAGGGAGAGAGTGGACGACTCAAGGTGGGATTCTCTGGTTTTGCGACCTACAGCGTTTTACCTCAAGCTCTGAGGATTTTTCGAGAAAAATTTCCGCGTGTAGAACTGGAGTTGGAAGAAATGACAACGAGTGCTCAGGTACAGGCGCTACAAGAGCAGCAAATCCACCTCGGTTTGATGATTCCGCCTATACCTGACGCTAGCTTGACCCTTGAACCAATCCTCAAGGAGCCACTTGTCGTCATATTGCCAGAGACTCATCTGCTTGCAACTCAGGTAGAGTTAGCATTACCCATGCTGGCTAACGAGTCTTTTATTCTGGTATCACGTCACTTAGAACCTGGATACTACGACCAGTGCATCAGTTTGTTTCAACAGGCAGGTTTTAGCCCTAAAGTAGTGCAAAAAGCTAGCCAAAAGCAGACAATTCTCGGTCTTGTCTCTGCTGGTATGGGTGTCTCCCTCGCTCCTGCTTCTATCCGCAATATTCACAGAGCGGGGGTTGTCTACATTACTCTTAATACATCCAACGCAGAGGTGGAACTTGTAGCAGTCTGGCGACAAGATGAGCCATCACCAGTCTTGCGAACCTTTCTTAAGGTTATGAAAGAGGTTGTGGGTCAAAATTTATGTGAAGAGAGTGCTCAAGACACAATATAA
- a CDS encoding ketol-acid reductoisomerase has product MSLEFSTKTFEKEKIILAGKEEYIVRGGRHLFPLLPKAFEGIHQIGVIGWSSQGPAQAQNLRDSLVGTNIKVKVGLRKNSSSIPLAEKAGFTRVNGTLGEMYEVISESDLSILLISDAAQAENYQQIFEAIRPGATLGLSHGFLLGHLKNIDESFPENINVIAVCPKGMGPSVRRLYEQGKDINGAGINSSFAIHQDVNGKATDYAIGWAVAIGSPTIFQTTLESEYKSDIFGERGILLGAIYGIVESLYRWFVRHGYSQEAAYVNSVESLTEPITKRISKKGILSVYEFLNETDKETFKKAYCAAYHPALEILMEIYDEVAFGNEIRSVIAANNRHQRYPLGKIDGTEMWQIGIHVRANKQPEKIPLHPVTAGVYIATMMAQVDLLKEKGHLYSEIVNESIIEAVDSLNPYMHQKGVAFMVDNCSITARLGARKWASRFDYIFCQQTFPALDDNKYIDEKLFEDFLTNQIHQALSVCAQLRPSVDIFG; this is encoded by the coding sequence ATGAGTTTGGAATTTAGCACGAAGACATTCGAGAAAGAAAAAATTATCTTAGCAGGTAAGGAAGAATATATAGTTCGAGGAGGACGCCATCTTTTTCCGCTTTTACCTAAAGCCTTTGAAGGGATTCATCAAATAGGAGTTATTGGTTGGTCATCTCAAGGTCCTGCTCAAGCACAGAATTTAAGAGATTCTCTGGTAGGAACTAATATTAAAGTCAAAGTCGGTCTTCGGAAAAATTCCTCTTCTATTCCATTGGCAGAAAAAGCTGGCTTTACTAGAGTGAACGGCACACTAGGAGAAATGTATGAAGTGATTTCCGAATCAGATTTATCAATTCTTCTCATTTCCGATGCTGCACAGGCAGAAAATTATCAGCAGATTTTTGAGGCTATTCGCCCTGGAGCTACACTTGGATTATCTCATGGTTTTTTGCTTGGACACCTAAAAAATATTGATGAGTCATTCCCTGAAAATATTAACGTCATTGCGGTTTGTCCTAAAGGGATGGGACCTTCAGTCAGGCGTCTTTATGAACAGGGTAAAGACATTAACGGAGCAGGTATTAACTCCAGCTTTGCTATTCATCAAGATGTCAATGGAAAAGCAACAGATTATGCAATTGGATGGGCTGTTGCGATTGGTTCTCCTACAATATTCCAAACTACCCTTGAATCAGAATATAAGTCTGACATCTTTGGAGAAAGAGGAATCCTGTTAGGAGCGATTTACGGGATTGTAGAAAGTTTATATCGTTGGTTTGTCCGTCATGGATATTCTCAGGAAGCAGCTTATGTAAATTCTGTAGAATCTCTTACAGAACCAATTACCAAGAGGATTTCTAAAAAGGGAATTTTGTCTGTTTATGAGTTTCTCAATGAGACTGATAAAGAAACCTTCAAGAAAGCTTATTGCGCTGCTTATCATCCTGCTTTAGAAATTTTGATGGAAATTTATGATGAAGTTGCTTTCGGAAACGAAATTCGCAGCGTGATTGCAGCAAATAATCGCCATCAGCGTTACCCTTTAGGAAAAATTGACGGGACTGAAATGTGGCAAATTGGCATTCATGTTCGTGCCAATAAACAACCCGAAAAAATTCCTCTTCATCCTGTGACTGCTGGAGTTTATATCGCTACTATGATGGCTCAAGTAGACTTACTCAAGGAAAAGGGGCACCTTTACTCTGAAATTGTGAATGAATCCATCATTGAAGCTGTGGATTCTTTAAACCCGTATATGCATCAAAAAGGGGTCGCTTTTATGGTTGATAATTGCTCTATTACAGCACGGCTTGGAGCTAGAAAATGGGCTTCGCGATTCGATTACATTTTCTGTCAGCAGACTTTCCCTGCACTGGATGATAACAAATACATAGATGAAAAACTTTTTGAGGACTTTTTGACGAATCAAATTCATCAAGCTTTGTCAGTTTGCGCCCAGTTAAGACCTTCTGTTGATATTTTTGGGTAA
- a CDS encoding DUF3891 family protein — translation MIANLHEKGWEVIYHRAHALLAAQIAGHWHPEKRPLRWLETIAAISHHDDLEKEWEGNHLTEAGAPLDFTLDKKTDLSKLRRHTQNSRYRGRWVAMLISMHMSFLTEGKRGESPQLDSFLDEQLQNQEQWRKELNITKDEAAQAYEFFQWCDRLSLILCNHALPVGERALEIATLPDGNRYDVIESGDGNVTVKPWPFLEKKFTVNVEASYLEQLKFESNDELTQALQTAPIKTLEWTFAR, via the coding sequence ATGATTGCTAATTTACATGAGAAGGGATGGGAAGTTATTTACCATCGCGCCCATGCTTTGCTTGCTGCTCAAATAGCCGGACACTGGCATCCAGAAAAACGTCCACTGCGCTGGCTGGAGACAATTGCAGCCATTTCCCATCACGACGATTTGGAAAAGGAATGGGAAGGCAATCACCTCACCGAAGCTGGCGCACCGCTAGATTTTACCTTGGACAAGAAAACTGATTTAAGCAAATTACGCCGACATACCCAAAATTCCAGATATCGCGGACGATGGGTGGCAATGCTCATTTCTATGCACATGAGCTTTCTAACTGAGGGTAAGCGCGGAGAATCACCCCAATTGGATAGCTTTTTAGACGAACAACTCCAGAATCAAGAGCAATGGCGCAAGGAGTTGAACATTACAAAAGACGAAGCAGCGCAAGCTTATGAATTTTTTCAATGGTGCGATCGCCTTTCACTCATCCTCTGCAATCACGCGTTACCTGTGGGTGAACGTGCCTTAGAAATTGCAACTCTGCCAGATGGCAACCGCTACGATGTGATAGAGTCTGGCGATGGGAATGTGACAGTAAAACCCTGGCCCTTTCTAGAAAAAAAGTTTACTGTCAATGTGGAAGCTAGCTACCTAGAGCAATTGAAATTTGAGAGTAACGATGAACTCACGCAAGCGCTTCAGACGGCACCAATCAAAACCCTAGAGTGGACTTTTGCGCGCTGA
- a CDS encoding DUF5895 domain-containing protein, producing the protein MKPSVKFDFEDEKYNAPASQVLPWCQMINPRYGTNGLQPHGLAIKLDNAHAVGFQPDDNWHEVEHEFSSGVETVYLTTTPRLVIVRRGPLSVKDRETGVKLGTLKDNYDAFLADKLKFKTFTRYLIYLVGEDKKFLHESPLQLTLNGAAGASFSKAYCEYQQGRVTGGFLAELEKAYSGYRKQPVTPKGPLFHSHGIFSPIINCEERGIEPNTVLVASTVDYKHPTVATLIQYLIASDSQESEIICKTFEEYKDFGKETMKVETPRMEMAGVSSSYIYPDEDEFAYPPY; encoded by the coding sequence ATGAAACCATCTGTAAAATTCGACTTTGAGGACGAGAAGTATAACGCACCAGCTTCTCAAGTACTCCCTTGGTGTCAGATGATAAATCCTCGCTATGGCACAAATGGTTTACAGCCTCACGGTTTGGCAATTAAGTTGGATAACGCCCACGCTGTTGGCTTTCAACCGGATGACAATTGGCATGAGGTAGAGCATGAATTTAGCTCCGGAGTTGAAACGGTGTATTTGACCACAACCCCTCGCTTAGTTATAGTGCGTCGGGGACCGTTATCTGTCAAAGACCGGGAAACTGGTGTGAAATTAGGTACGCTTAAAGACAATTACGATGCTTTTTTAGCAGACAAACTTAAATTTAAAACATTTACTCGCTATTTAATTTATTTAGTAGGAGAAGATAAAAAGTTTTTACATGAATCGCCCCTACAGTTAACTCTTAATGGAGCAGCTGGAGCAAGTTTCAGTAAAGCTTACTGTGAATACCAACAAGGTAGAGTAACCGGTGGGTTCCTTGCCGAACTAGAAAAGGCTTACTCTGGATACCGCAAGCAGCCTGTGACACCAAAAGGTCCATTGTTCCACTCCCACGGGATTTTCTCCCCCATTATTAACTGTGAAGAAAGAGGAATTGAACCAAACACGGTTTTGGTAGCTTCAACTGTGGACTATAAACATCCTACCGTTGCCACCTTAATACAGTATCTGATTGCTTCTGACTCTCAAGAATCTGAAATTATCTGCAAGACTTTTGAAGAATACAAAGATTTTGGCAAGGAAACTATGAAAGTAGAGACACCTCGGATGGAGATGGCTGGGGTTTCTAGTTCCTACATCTACCCAGACGAAGATGAGTTTGCTTATCCGCCATATTAA
- a CDS encoding superoxide dismutase: MPFELPPLPYDYKALEPFISASTLEFHHDKHHAGYVTNLNNLVKDTDLANKSLEEVILATANDSAKAGIFNNAAQVWNHTFYWNGLKKDGGSPTGELAEKINASFGSLDEFKNQFKQAGATQFGSGYAWLVLDKGELKVVKTPNAANPMTDGQTPLLTADVWEHAYYLDYQNRRPDYLQTFLDQLINWDFVAEQYAKAK, translated from the coding sequence ATGCCATTTGAACTTCCCCCATTACCATACGACTACAAAGCTCTAGAGCCGTTTATTTCGGCTAGCACCTTGGAGTTCCATCACGACAAGCACCACGCTGGTTACGTGACCAACCTCAACAATCTTGTTAAAGATACAGATCTTGCTAATAAGTCATTAGAAGAAGTCATATTGGCAACTGCTAATGACTCAGCTAAAGCTGGTATCTTCAATAATGCCGCTCAGGTTTGGAATCACACCTTCTACTGGAATGGCTTGAAGAAAGACGGTGGTAGTCCTACTGGTGAGTTAGCCGAAAAAATAAATGCCTCCTTTGGTAGCTTAGATGAGTTCAAGAACCAGTTCAAACAAGCTGGAGCAACTCAGTTCGGCAGTGGTTACGCTTGGCTGGTGCTGGATAAGGGTGAACTGAAGGTTGTGAAAACACCAAATGCTGCTAACCCTATGACCGACGGTCAAACTCCTTTGTTAACCGCTGATGTGTGGGAACACGCCTACTATCTGGATTACCAAAATCGTCGTCCAGACTACCTGCAAACTTTCCTAGACCAGTTGATTAACTGGGACTTTGTTGCCGAACAGTACGCTAAAGCTAAATAA